A window of the Mesorhizobium opportunistum WSM2075 genome harbors these coding sequences:
- a CDS encoding DUF805 domain-containing protein has translation MNLLFGFSGRIGRGQWWLAQFVVLALLVVTVAALVHVGGASAGQRLRALHSDRLSVNLALITGSVLSLWINFAATIKRYHDLDKSGVWSLLLFLPYIGGLWVLVECGFFSGSGGNNDYGPPSGTDDSRSELSTHISRMKAEHSVQQQSRSTRVGQQASRIDPAPPAPQTRRPTGPTGFGRRGL, from the coding sequence ATGAATCTTTTGTTTGGATTTTCCGGGCGGATCGGGCGTGGACAATGGTGGTTGGCCCAGTTCGTGGTGCTGGCCCTGTTGGTGGTGACCGTCGCCGCGCTTGTCCACGTCGGAGGTGCATCGGCTGGTCAAAGGCTCAGGGCGCTTCATTCAGACCGGCTAAGTGTCAATCTGGCGCTAATCACCGGCTCCGTCCTTTCGCTCTGGATCAATTTCGCCGCAACGATCAAGCGGTACCATGATCTGGACAAGTCGGGCGTATGGTCCCTGCTGTTGTTCCTCCCCTATATCGGCGGACTATGGGTGCTCGTCGAATGCGGCTTTTTCTCCGGTTCAGGCGGCAACAACGACTATGGTCCGCCATCCGGCACCGATGATTCCAGAAGCGAGCTCAGCACACACATCTCGCGTATGAAGGCCGAGCACTCTGTTCAGCAACAATCGCGATCCACCAGGGTGGGCCAGCAAGCCAGCAGGATCGATCCCGCACCACCGGCGCCGCAAACGAGGCGTCCCACAGGTCCAACCGGATTTGGCCGCCGCGGCCTCTAG
- a CDS encoding DoxX family protein, with amino-acid sequence MARNALLLVSRLLFAVLFVPSGFQALANIAGTTNYFAGLGLPLPALAAWGTGLFELIAGLLILIGFQTRIVALLLAAFCIAAGFIGHYGQGAGDATLAFLHQQMLMKDIAIAGGFLALAMAGAGAWSADGRGAV; translated from the coding sequence ATGGCTCGCAACGCATTGCTTCTCGTTTCGCGGCTGCTGTTTGCCGTGCTGTTCGTACCGTCCGGCTTCCAGGCGCTCGCCAACATCGCCGGCACCACCAATTATTTCGCCGGCCTGGGCCTGCCGCTGCCCGCGCTTGCCGCGTGGGGCACGGGCCTGTTCGAGCTGATCGCCGGACTGCTGATCCTCATCGGCTTCCAGACGCGGATCGTGGCGCTGTTGCTTGCCGCCTTCTGCATCGCGGCCGGCTTCATCGGTCATTATGGCCAGGGCGCCGGCGATGCGACGCTCGCCTTCCTGCACCAGCAGATGCTGATGAAGGACATTGCGATCGCGGGCGGCTTCCTGGCGCTGGCCATGGCCGGTGCTGGCGCCTGGTCGGCCGACGGGCGGGGCGCGGTTTGA
- a CDS encoding DoxX family protein: MSTNTSAAGAGTASNSSVTILLGRILLAVIFLLSGFGKLAAISGTAGYFGALGLPLPTVTAVIVGLIELLGGLAILVGFQTRIAAWVLAIFTVATGLVAHTGWADQMQMIQFLKNLAITGGFLLLASSGAGAYSIDAKRG, from the coding sequence ATGTCCACCAACACTTCCGCCGCCGGCGCCGGCACAGCGTCCAATAGTTCTGTCACGATCCTGCTCGGCCGCATCCTGCTCGCGGTCATTTTCCTGCTTTCCGGCTTCGGCAAGCTGGCTGCCATTTCCGGAACCGCTGGCTATTTCGGCGCCCTCGGGCTGCCGTTGCCAACAGTGACGGCCGTCATCGTCGGCCTGATCGAACTGCTCGGCGGGCTCGCCATCCTCGTCGGCTTCCAGACCAGGATCGCCGCCTGGGTGCTCGCGATCTTCACGGTCGCCACCGGCCTTGTCGCCCACACCGGCTGGGCCGACCAGATGCAGATGATCCAGTTTCTCAAGAACCTCGCCATCACCGGCGGCTTCCTGCTGCTGGCTTCGTCGGGCGCCGGCGCCTACTCTATCGACGCCAAGCGCGGCTGA
- a CDS encoding glycosyl transferase family 90 translates to MATLETANRKLPLPVDVVEVGRRFLPGLNRGEIYCRLDDGKLIVRSRAAWLERHVQVLTLIAEALASLGARSMPPFYMLLGDTPSRRRHRRFRTRFAFSQADGYGEVAAPDFVFDGWPDAKFDDYDEKTRAMAVASEEPPRDNRLFWAGRCMNEARKRVVDLAKARPDLLEAYDTEPNYDVAVNRYSTRFRTMEEQVATYRYMIDIEGAGYSGRLKMLLHTKRVVLLQDRPWREWFFDDIEPFRHYVPVARDMSDLAERIEWLRANPKREAEIAMEAQHFAQTRLTRAAAVAAWAKLLGDHAAAGGNLKSGLQHRKRATGWPI, encoded by the coding sequence ATGGCTACTCTCGAGACCGCGAACCGAAAGCTTCCCTTGCCGGTCGATGTCGTCGAGGTCGGCAGGCGCTTTCTGCCCGGGCTCAATCGGGGTGAAATCTACTGTCGCCTCGACGACGGGAAGCTCATCGTGCGCTCCCGTGCCGCCTGGCTTGAACGGCACGTGCAGGTCCTGACGCTGATTGCCGAGGCATTGGCGTCGCTTGGCGCCCGCAGCATGCCGCCTTTCTACATGCTTCTCGGGGACACCCCGTCCCGCAGAAGGCATCGCCGTTTCCGCACCCGCTTTGCCTTCTCCCAAGCCGACGGCTATGGCGAGGTGGCGGCGCCCGATTTCGTTTTCGATGGATGGCCGGACGCAAAGTTCGACGATTATGATGAGAAGACACGAGCGATGGCGGTGGCATCGGAAGAGCCGCCGCGCGACAACAGATTGTTCTGGGCGGGGCGCTGCATGAACGAAGCCCGCAAAAGGGTCGTCGATCTCGCAAAAGCCCGGCCAGACCTGCTGGAGGCCTACGACACCGAGCCGAACTACGACGTCGCCGTCAATCGCTATTCCACCAGGTTCAGGACGATGGAGGAGCAGGTCGCGACGTACAGGTACATGATCGACATCGAGGGCGCCGGCTACAGTGGCCGCCTCAAGATGCTGCTCCACACCAAACGGGTGGTTCTGCTGCAGGATCGGCCATGGCGCGAATGGTTTTTCGACGATATCGAGCCGTTTCGCCACTATGTCCCGGTGGCGCGCGACATGTCGGACCTAGCGGAGCGCATCGAGTGGCTGCGCGCCAATCCGAAAAGGGAAGCCGAAATAGCCATGGAGGCGCAGCACTTCGCACAGACCCGCCTGACCCGCGCCGCAGCGGTGGCGGCATGGGCGAAGCTCCTGGGGGATCACGCCGCCGCCGGCGGCAATCTGAAATCCGGTCTCCAGCACCGCAAGCGCGCAACCGGCTGGCCGATCTGA
- a CDS encoding SDR family NAD(P)-dependent oxidoreductase, protein MKLRNKRALVTGGSDGIGLAIAEAFLREGADMLIVGRDAGKLEAARDKLTATGPVGTVETLSADLAVSPGIAAVVEHVNGAGQPLDILVNNAGVAYLVPFETVSEAQFQHSFALNVTAAFFLTQGLLQHFGAGASVINISSYFANKMIPKRPSSLYSLSKGALNSLTKSLAFELGPRGIRVNAIAPGTVDTAMRRKTVDNLPAEAQAELKAYVDRSYPLGRIGRPDDLAGIAVYLASDEAAWTSGGIFAIDGGYTAG, encoded by the coding sequence ATGAAACTTCGCAACAAGCGCGCGCTGGTGACCGGCGGTTCGGACGGCATCGGCCTTGCGATCGCCGAGGCGTTCCTGCGCGAGGGCGCCGATATGCTGATCGTCGGGCGCGACGCGGGCAAGCTCGAAGCCGCTCGCGACAAGCTGACGGCTACCGGTCCTGTCGGCACGGTCGAGACATTGTCGGCCGATCTTGCCGTCAGCCCCGGCATCGCCGCCGTCGTCGAGCATGTGAATGGCGCCGGCCAGCCGCTCGATATCCTCGTCAACAATGCCGGTGTCGCCTATCTCGTGCCGTTCGAAACCGTCAGCGAGGCGCAATTCCAGCACTCCTTCGCGCTCAATGTGACGGCGGCGTTCTTTCTCACCCAGGGCCTGTTGCAACATTTCGGCGCCGGCGCGTCTGTCATCAACATCTCTTCCTATTTCGCCAACAAGATGATCCCGAAGCGGCCATCCAGCCTCTACTCGCTGTCCAAGGGCGCGCTGAATTCGCTGACCAAGTCGCTTGCCTTCGAACTCGGCCCGCGCGGCATCCGGGTCAACGCCATCGCGCCCGGCACGGTCGACACCGCCATGCGGCGCAAGACCGTCGACAACCTGCCGGCCGAGGCACAGGCGGAGCTGAAGGCCTATGTCGACCGCAGCTATCCGCTGGGCCGCATCGGCCGCCCGGACGATCTGGCTGGCATCGCGGTCTATCTCGCAAGTGACGAGGCCGCGTGGACGAGCGGTGGTATCTTCGCGATCGATGGCGGGTACACGGCGGGATGA
- the fumC gene encoding class II fumarate hydratase: MSTPKTRTETDTFGPIEVAADRYWGAQAQRSLGNFKIGWEKQPVSVVRALGIVKRAAAEANMELKRLDPAIGKAIIAAAQEVIDGKLNDHFPLVVWQTGSGTQSNMNANEVISNRAIEMLGGVMGSKKPVHPNDHVNMSQSSNDTYPTAMHIACAERIVHDLLPALKHLHKALAAKSREFNHIIKIGRTHTQDATPLTLGQEFSGYAAQVASSIKRIELTLPGLQELAQGGTAVGTGLNAPVGFAERVADRIAAITGIAFVTAPNKFEALAAHDSMVFSHGAINAAAAALFKVANDIRFLGSGPRSGLGELSLPENEPGSSIMPGKVNPTQCEALTQVCVQVFGNNAAVTFAGSQGHFELNVYNPLMAYNFLQSVQLLADASVSFTDNCVVGIEAREDNIKAALDRSLMLVTALAPTIGYDNAAKIAKTAHKKGTTLREETLATGLVSEADYDRLVRPADMTHPG; encoded by the coding sequence GTGAGCACGCCAAAGACCAGAACCGAAACCGACACGTTCGGTCCCATCGAGGTCGCCGCCGACCGCTATTGGGGCGCGCAGGCGCAGCGTTCCCTGGGCAATTTCAAGATCGGCTGGGAAAAGCAGCCGGTTTCGGTCGTGCGGGCGCTCGGTATCGTCAAGCGGGCGGCAGCGGAAGCCAATATGGAGCTGAAGCGGCTCGATCCCGCCATCGGCAAGGCGATCATCGCGGCCGCGCAGGAGGTTATCGACGGCAAGCTCAACGACCATTTCCCGCTGGTGGTCTGGCAGACCGGCTCGGGCACGCAGTCCAACATGAACGCCAATGAGGTGATCTCGAACCGGGCGATCGAGATGCTGGGCGGCGTCATGGGCTCGAAGAAGCCGGTACACCCCAACGACCACGTCAATATGAGCCAGTCGTCGAACGACACCTATCCGACGGCCATGCACATCGCCTGCGCCGAGCGCATCGTGCACGACCTCCTGCCGGCGCTGAAGCACCTGCACAAGGCGCTGGCCGCCAAGAGCAGGGAGTTCAACCACATCATCAAGATCGGCCGCACCCACACGCAGGATGCCACGCCGCTGACGCTGGGCCAGGAATTCTCGGGCTATGCGGCGCAGGTCGCCTCGTCGATCAAGCGCATCGAGTTGACGCTGCCCGGCCTGCAGGAGCTGGCGCAGGGCGGCACCGCCGTCGGCACCGGCCTCAACGCGCCGGTTGGCTTCGCCGAGCGGGTGGCCGACCGCATCGCCGCCATTACCGGCATCGCCTTCGTCACCGCGCCCAACAAGTTCGAGGCGCTCGCGGCGCACGATTCCATGGTGTTCTCGCACGGCGCCATCAATGCCGCTGCCGCTGCCCTGTTCAAGGTCGCCAACGACATCCGCTTCCTCGGTTCCGGGCCGCGCTCGGGCCTCGGTGAATTGTCGCTGCCGGAAAACGAACCCGGCTCGTCGATCATGCCGGGCAAGGTCAACCCGACGCAGTGCGAAGCGTTGACCCAGGTCTGCGTGCAGGTGTTCGGCAACAATGCCGCCGTCACTTTCGCCGGCAGCCAAGGCCATTTCGAGCTCAACGTCTACAATCCGCTGATGGCCTACAACTTCCTGCAGTCGGTGCAGTTGCTCGCCGACGCTTCGGTCTCCTTCACCGACAATTGCGTCGTCGGCATCGAGGCTCGCGAAGACAACATCAAGGCGGCCCTCGACCGCTCGCTGATGCTGGTGACGGCGCTGGCGCCAACCATCGGCTACGACAATGCCGCCAAGATCGCCAAGACCGCGCACAAAAAGGGCACGACGCTGCGCGAGGAAACGCTGGCCACCGGCCTGGTCAGCGAGGCCGACTATGACCGGCTGGTGCGGCCCGCGGACATGACCCATCCGGGGTGA